In Nicotiana tabacum cultivar K326 chromosome 21, ASM71507v2, whole genome shotgun sequence, one DNA window encodes the following:
- the LOC107780752 gene encoding malate dehydrogenase 2, mitochondrial has protein sequence MLRSIARKTSTTGAYLTRRGFASESAPDRKVAILGAAGGIGQPLSLLMKLNPLVSQLSLYDIAGTPGVAADVSHINTRSQVSGFAGDEQLRQALEGADVVIIPAGVPRKPGMTRDDLFNINAGIVKSLCTAIAKYCPHALVNMISNPVNSTVPIAAEVFKKAGTYDEKRLFGVTTLDVVRAKTFYAGKAKVNVADVIVPVVGGHAGITILPLFSQATPKANLGDEEIEALTKRTQDGGTEVVEAKAGKGSATLSMAYAGAIFADACLKGLNGVPDVVECSFVQSTVTDLPFFASKVRLGKNGVEEVLGLGPLSDFEKQGLEALKPELKSSIEKGIKFANDN, from the exons ATGTTGAGATCTATCGCCCGCAAAACCTCGACCACCGGCGCATACCTCACGCGCCGGGGATTCGCGTCGGAGTCCGCTCCTGACCGGAAAGTCGCAATTTTAGGGGCAGCTGGTGGGATCGGACAGCCTTTATCACTTCTTATGAAGCTGAATCCTTTAGTATCACAACTCTCACTTTACGATATTGCCGGTACCCCTGGTGTTGCCGCTGATGTCAGCCACATCAACACCAGATCTCAG GTTTCTGGGTTTGCAGGAGATGAACAGCTAAGACAGGCTTTGGAGGGAGCTGATGTTGTCATCATTCCTGCTGGTGTGCCACGAAAGCCTGGTATGACCCGTGATGATCTGTTCAACATTAACGCTGGTATTGTTAAATCTCTTTGCACAGCCATCGCAAagtattgccctcat GCCCTTGTCAATATGATCAGCAACCCTGTGAACTCCACTGTCCCAATTGCCGCTGAGGTGTTCAAGAAGGCTGGAACCTATGATGAAAAGAGACTCTTTGGAGTGACCACACTTGATGTTGTTAGGGCAAAGACTTTCTATGCGGGAAAAGCTAAAGTTAATGTTGCTG ACGTCATTGTCCCCGTTGTTGGTGGTCATGCTGGCATAACCATCCTCCCACTATTTTCCCAA GCCACCCCAAAGGCAAATTTGGGAGACGAAGAAATTGAGGCACTCACCAAGCGAACCCAAGATGGTGGCACTGAAGTTGTGGAGGCCAAGGCTGGAAAGGGTTCAGCAACCCTCTCTATGGC CTATGCTGGGGCCATCTTTGCTGATGCTTGCTTGAAGGGGCTGAATGGGGTTCCAGATGTTGTAGAGTGTTCATTCGTGCAGTCAACTGTGACAGACCTGCCTTTCTTTGCATCCAAG GTGAGACTTGGGAAAAATGGTGTGGAGGAAGTGCTAGGATTGGGCCCACTTTCAGACTTCGAGAAACAAGGACTTGAAGCACTTAAACCAGAGCTGAAATCCTCCATTGAGAAGGGAATCAAATTTGCTAACgacaattaa